One Serinus canaria mitochondrion, complete genome genomic window carries:
- the ND1 gene encoding NADH dehydrogenase subunit 1, with product MINHPLLINLIMALSYALPILIAVAFLTLVERKILSYMQGRKGPNIVGPYGLLQPLADGVKLFIKEPIRPSTSSPILFIATPMLALLLAISIWTPLPLPFSLADLNLGLLFLLAMSSLAVYSILWSGWASNSKYALIGALRAVAQTISYEVTLAIILLSVILLSGNYTLNTLAITQEPLYLIFSCWPLAMMWYVSTLAETNRAPFDLTEGESELVSGFNVEYAAGPFALFFLAEYANIMLMNTITIILFFNPSSLNLPQELFPVVLATKVLLLSAGFLWIRASCPRFRYDQLMHLLWKNFLPLTLALCLWHTSMPICYAGLPPYL from the coding sequence ATGATTAACCACCCCCTGTTAATTAACCTAATCATAGCCCTCTCCTACGCTCTACCAATCTTAATTGCAGTAGCTTTCCTCACCCTAGTAGAACGTAAAATCTTAAGTTACATACAAGGCCGAAAAGGCCCAAATATTGTCGGCCCATACGGCCTCCTACAACCCCTGGCAGACGGAGTAAAACTATTCATCAAAGAACCCATCCGACCATCAACGTCATCACCAATCCTGTTCATTGCAACCCCAATACTAGCCCTACTCCTAGCAATCTCCATCTGAACTCCTCTACCTTTACCATTCTCTCTAGCAGACCTCAACCTAGGCCTTTTATTTCTACTAGCTATATCAAGCCTAGCAGTATACTCCATTTTATGATCTGGCTGAGCATCTAACTCAAAATATGCTCTAATTGGAGCATTACGAGCAGTAGCCCAAACAATTTCATATGAGGTAACCCTAGCAATCATCCTCCTATCTGTCATCCTTCTCAGTGGCAACTACACCCTCAATACTCTCGCAATTACCCAAGAACCCCTCTATCTTATCTTCTCATGTTGACCTCTTGCTATGATATGATATGTCTCCACACTTGCTGAAACCAACCGTGCTCCCTTTGATTTAACAGAAGGGGAATCTGAACTAGTATCCGGATTCAACGTAGAGTATGCAGCAGGCCCATTCGCACTATTCTTTCTAGCAGAATACGCTAATATTATACTTATAAACACCATTACCATCATCCTATTCTTTAACCCAAGCTCACTAAATCTGCCACAAGAACTATTCCCCGTAGTACTAGCCACTAAAGTTCTACTACTGTCAGCAGGGTTCCTATGAATTCGCGCCTCTTGCCCTCGATTCCGATATGACCAACTAATGCACTTACTATGAAAAAATTTCCTACCCCTTACACTTGCTCTATGCCTCTGACACACCAGCATGCCAATCTGCTATGCAGGACTACCTCCATATCTAAGA